The sequence AGCAAAGCAGCAGTTACCTGCACAGACGCAGCCACAGATGGTGCATTCTCAACAGCTGAATCAGTCTGAGAAGCAGCAACAGTTGACGCAGCAGAAGATGTTGCAAGAACAGCAAGAGCAGATGGTGCATTCTCAACAGCTCAATCAGCTCAATCAGCACGAGAAGCAGCAACAGAAAATGAAGCAGCAGATGTTGCAACAACAGCAGTTCAAcgggcaagcaaagaagcagtTACCTACACAGATGCAGCCACAGATGGTGCATTCTCAACAGCTGAATCAGCACGAGAAGCAACAACAGTTAAGGAAGCAGCAGATGTTGCAACAGCAGCAGTTCAACCGGCAAGCAAAGCAGCAGTTATCTACACAGATGCAGCCACAGATGGTGCATTCTCAACAGCTGAATCAGTCTGAGAAGCAGCAACAGTTGACGAAGCAGAAGATGTTGCAACAACAGCAAGAGCTGGTGGTGCATTCTCAACAGCTCAATCAGCACGATCAGCACGAGATGCAGAAACAGCTAATGAAGCAGCAGATGTTGCAACCACAGCAAAAACAGATGGTGCATTCTCGAGAGCTCAATCAGCACGAGAAGCAGCAACAGCAAATGAAGCAGCAGATGTTGCAACAACAGCAGTTCAACCAGCAAGCAAAGCAGCAGTTACCTACACAGATGCAGCCACAGATGGTGCATTCTCAACAGCTGAATCAGCATGAGAGGCAGGAACAGTTAATAAAGCAGAAGATGTTGCAACAACAGCAAGAGCAGATGGTGCATTCTCAACAGCTCAATCAGCACGAGAGATTCAAGAACGTGTAGAATATAACTGTAGTTAAGGGTAAATTTTTTTCAACTTGTAAATGTTACACTAGAGATTGTGAACGTTGATAGTACTTTTACACCTTATTccatataaaattaaattgtttttaatttaaGTTATGGACACAATTGTGTAgacattgttggtcccttgtaaggttgcaagtatagttccaagggggggttaggaactatttaaactttttcgcaattagggcagacttctttttttaaagaaaaaggtttgaacagcggcgctgagtaaacagcaagatactggcttagtcaacaggtgactaggtcagtttcttagcttgagtcaggagatagcacttagagtctattcttgagctcagacgttcaacgcgcacaactcaatttgacctctttacttggtcagttttgattatttaaagcaagcaatataaataaggagttaaaggtaagaaatacttcactcagcagatttatccaggttcggcttcttctaagcctacgtcctgtccccggaacacgttccgagatttcaaatcctctactgagctctttaaaggtagagcctcaaaccctttacaatatcagcaattcagtatgacaagagtaccttcctctatacttctactcaatcctaatctctcgctgagtacttaaaaccgagtactcagcctctcctttctatctctagaaatgataagtgttttgtcctaatacaaagatgtgctaagacactttagacgatttaataatcactctagacttttacacaaatgtagtgtaagaatttgctttgcttctttgcttgcagaacttgtagaaatttggtcagcgtaactgcttgatcaagttctatgtagaatgaagcttgtgatggcactatttatagagacgtctgggcatcggtcatttcgaatttcgaaataaccgttggagggaaacggctatatgtcgttgtcatcctgacttgctcagagctctcggccaatcacaatcgtgtatcttctgtcctcggtcagctcagcagatggtctctccttttatggtaaggtcaactggacagcatactgtgtcgtctgaactttgccaaaagaggaaacactttgtctggaagttttccttcgccagctgctgtcttgtacgtttgtcgagactactcagcagcttcatcttgaagttgttcccgaaggtcttctagatccttccgtttgctgagttgcattttgtttcaaaacggcaacgtcttgacatacgcgggccgagtgtactgagttgtttgacttgggtcttggcttccgtaatgggcttgggccatttaatccttatgtcttataacagttttaactcaacattgaacaaacacattagtagaataaattaaagcatttaaacttggtgtgtttagaatatgtattttaattatacttaaacaattttgtcaaatcaaaattatgtggaaaggtgtttcaacaaactgccccattttgatgttggcaaaactattcagcaaggaactcagtatgagctcccccatgatagttgacctagtataatttagcaaactcccccgtaagggttgagctactgacttaagTTTTACTTGAAACTTGTAAGGGTTTACATGAGTAAatttaaggtcagttttcagattataggtcagctatttcaacatattctatcTATTCAgcattaagcggaaggtttaatcatatagagcgcgctgagtaattatTTGtacaatgagttcttatcagaatgttttataaacacataggtcaatgtcaaacatgttatcagcatttgatttagtcaaataattttacaagtgttaaacatggctgatttaattgaagatacttaATAACTCAGTAATTAGCAACATATATATCGTAACTTAAGATTTGAAGATGAAGATAaggatatgatatattgatggaAGTCATTCATTAAACAGCAACACATAACCAGATAAGGCAACAAAAGATTACAACtatatactgagctagcctatctatttctttttcttgtgttgtgaAGATTGACTTCGCTcatactgacgtcgctcatgctgagctctagctgcttgcgctttctcccccgttttgtcaacttcagggagcttgaatgCATCGGTTAacacagcgcgagtcagttcctgAGAAAGCTCCTTTAGCTTCTCAGCGCTCTCATTTACGCCataaaaaatggcaactccatctgCTGAGACCTCTACGGGTATGcggagatcagcagcactgagcatatttacactgtaagcttgagctttggcttgccagataagagcttcagagaggccagcaaagatttggtggaatgtcttcaagagagctgagtcataatgatgacgttggatattgttatgacggatgtggttgaaaTATTGTTGTGCAAGagacagcaactcattctgcttcaacgcgtcagtatccatctcttgcttatttagattaagcagtcttatagcctcaccaatttgctctactgagcactgactgtatgacaccatttgctcgttggtcttcagttgctcagtgtgaagctgagcaaagagcattttgagttcagaggaagtggcgtagtcagtgtttacagcTGACAACTTCTGGACTtggtgatggagagagttcagatgttgaactgttgtcagctgtatttctgccaacttggcaatagAATCCTTCTTAGCTTACTGGGCTTGGAAGGATAAGACGACATTTAGCAAATCTTtaagtcccttaacttcatttagaagctgagtgacctgagAGAGCTGGGTAGTCTCGAGAATAGTAGaaccagcagcaggaggagtggaatgttgaagttcccggattaatgcttgcactgagtcgatgatctttttgccagactcagtggcattcagatggaCATcggtatgaccagaagaaagtggagtaaaaggagtaccctggtcagtgactggatgagtttgctcaatctgcacttgagttggaggaattgttgattgatcagcagagaggttggtTGTGGAAgtaataacccgaacactgtctgtgctgagtgcggaaggatggggagtcagcaccatgcttgaggagacagcatgaaCAGTGgacggttcaacctgactggttgatgttgctgaggcattggggtcggcatgttcctgttgagaagaaacagaggcttgtttttccaattgcgccgatgtagtggaagtggattggcgATTGAAGAATTTAAGTTGGACGGTaaaagggtccttagttgtcttagaGAGGACAATGTTAGGAAGAGTTGGAAGTTGCACAGGAAGTTCAATGACTGGTTTTTCACTAgccttgaccaactttcgccttctgCGAGGTGGAGTGTCAGTaggagcaggttcttctgagtgagtaggagaggatccctgttgctcagtatgagtctggtcagcttgctcttcaacttgagcaacagtgtgttggtcaagtacttgctcaactcccgcagccaactcagtgtcgaCATGCACATCTCCACCAACTAACCtagtgttagcatcctcagcttcaatttcgctggcatattcctcagaatcctcagcggcatcctgaccgctggtttcttcatcttcttcgaaGATGAGaaaattagaggaatttgagagagAAGAAGTTCAAGGTAGTTTCTTTGCCtttagaattgattaagcgtaaagaataaaagatggggaaattccCATAATTTGTAGACGAAAttaacggtgtggatcttaatcgaatccatgtgtcagtttttccTTGGGATTGTGtcccgacaaagatcctggcatttatgatacatacggcgaatacgtcatcctagggctatacgcgtgctttgcatttatgctaacggatctaacactcagtatttagaatgtcaagtgtttgatattctgagtggtcagtaatacatttacggatgattttaaagtttaagtttaaaactaatttactcagtgtgcaagttactcagtatttgatgttcagtcagtttcgatgagttactcagcaaacaatcaatcattcagcatagtaattcactcagcattcatattcatttagcacaggaatttactgaagaggattaaacataccaattgcttctctcagtatgctgaactgctcacgggccagtggcttcgtgaagatatccgcaagctgttcgtccgttgggacaaaggtcagcttgatctcacccttgagtacatggtctctaatgaagtgatgtctgatgctgacatgcttcattctgctgtgttgaattgggttcttggaaagatcaattgcacttttgttgtcacatttgacttcaattgtcttcgtttgaacaccatagtcttcaagttgttgcttaatccataggacttgagcaacacaatgaccagcagcaatgtactcagcttcagtggtagacaaggctactgacgcctgctttttgctgaaccaggatacaagacagcttcctaagaagtggcatcctccagaggtgctttttcgttccagcttatctcgtccatagtcagcgtcagtgtatccaatgagtgtaaaatcatgagtatttggataccacaaacctgcattcactgagctttgcaagtacctaaggattctttttacagcaatgtaatgagattccttagggttagattgatatctagcacagtagcatactgaaaactgaatgtccagtctactggctgttaagtaaagtagagagcctatcatacctcgatataatttgctgtctactgacttaccattctcgtcagcgcagaggacagt comes from Euphorbia lathyris chromosome 8, ddEupLath1.1, whole genome shotgun sequence and encodes:
- the LOC136203059 gene encoding uncharacterized protein isoform X3, whose protein sequence is MKSLNRLFPFSGQEGQGELKKIAVQFEEKICTAAISPFDYREKILLMKFSFDSTLQNKFPNSLPPNPSGSNNRPPHSGVHNQGKPRPMPRPRKNISGVLQSSEGNSMGRGMPSNIKNPRRQMPGTQQVILQAQNFLQYLYQQISDQKLVCQPAIHQKKASMARQPNGTNVQQNQLSGQQNQHTYLSSLQQTSVGPLQAKHLKQQREHMVRSQQLNQHQKQQQLMKQEMLQQQQFNQQAKQQLPAQTQPQMVHSQQLNQSEKQQQLTQQKMLQEQQEQMVHSQQLNQLNQHEKQQQKMKQQMLQQQQFNGQAKKQLPTQMQPQMVHSQQLNQHEKQQQLRKQQMLQQQQFNRQAKQQLSTQMQPQMVHSQQLNQSEKQQQLTKQKMLQQQQELVVHSQQLNQHDQHEMQKQLMKQQMLQPQQKQMVHSRELNQHEKQQQQMKQQMLQQQQFNQQAKQQLPTQMQPQMVHSQQLNQHERQEQLIKQKMLQQQQEQMVHSQQLNQHERFKNV
- the LOC136203059 gene encoding uncharacterized protein isoform X5, encoding MPRPRKNISGVLQSSEGNSMGRGMPSNIKNPRRQMPGTQQVILQAQNFLQYLYQQISDQKLVCQPAIHQKKASMARQPNGTNVQQNQLSGQQNQHTYLSSLQQTSVGPLQAKHLKQQREHMVRSQQLNQHQKQQQLMKQEMLQQQQFNQQAKQQLPAQTQPQMVHSQQLNQSEKQQQLTQQKMLQEQQEQMVHSQQLNQLNQHEKQQQKMKQQMLQQQQFNGQAKKQLPTQMQPQMVHSQQLNQHEKQQQLRKQQMLQQQQFNRQAKQQLSTQMQPQMVHSQQLNQSEKQQQLTKQKMLQQQQELVVHSQQLNQHDQHEMQKQLMKQQMLQPQQKQMVHSRELNQHEKQQQQMKQQMLQQQQFNQQAKQQLPTQMQPQMVHSQQLNQHERQEQLIKQKMLQQQQEQMVHSQQLNQHERFKNV
- the LOC136203059 gene encoding uncharacterized protein isoform X2 produces the protein MDTNNRRSSAQTGDDWRKCHSRQSIVIYLMKSLNRLFPFSGQEGQGELKKIAVQFEEKICTAAISPFDYREKILLMKFSFDSTLQNKFPNSLPPNPSGSNNRPPHSGVHNQGKPRPMPRPRKNISGVLQSSEGNSMGRGMPSNIKNPRRQMPGTQQVILQAQNFLQYLYQQISDQKLVCQPAIHQKKASMARQPNGTNVQQNQLSGQQNQHTYLSSLQQTSVGPLQAKREHMVRSQQLNQHQKQQQLMKQEMLQQQQFNQQAKQQLPAQTQPQMVHSQQLNQSEKQQQLTQQKMLQEQQEQMVHSQQLNQLNQHEKQQQKMKQQMLQQQQFNGQAKKQLPTQMQPQMVHSQQLNQHEKQQQLRKQQMLQQQQFNRQAKQQLSTQMQPQMVHSQQLNQSEKQQQLTKQKMLQQQQELVVHSQQLNQHDQHEMQKQLMKQQMLQPQQKQMVHSRELNQHEKQQQQMKQQMLQQQQFNQQAKQQLPTQMQPQMVHSQQLNQHERQEQLIKQKMLQQQQEQMVHSQQLNQHERFKNV
- the LOC136203059 gene encoding uncharacterized protein isoform X1 encodes the protein MDTNNRRSSAQTGDDWRKCHSRQSIVIYLMKSLNRLFPFSGQEGQGELKKIAVQFEEKICTAAISPFDYREKILLMKFSFDSTLQNKFPNSLPPNPSGSNNRPPHSGVHNQGKPRPMPRPRKNISGVLQSSEGNSMGRGMPSNIKNPRRQMPGTQQVILQAQNFLQYLYQQISDQKLVCQPAIHQKKASMARQPNGTNVQQNQLSGQQNQHTYLSSLQQTSVGPLQAKHLKQQREHMVRSQQLNQHQKQQQLMKQEMLQQQQFNQQAKQQLPAQTQPQMVHSQQLNQSEKQQQLTQQKMLQEQQEQMVHSQQLNQLNQHEKQQQKMKQQMLQQQQFNGQAKKQLPTQMQPQMVHSQQLNQHEKQQQLRKQQMLQQQQFNRQAKQQLSTQMQPQMVHSQQLNQSEKQQQLTKQKMLQQQQELVVHSQQLNQHDQHEMQKQLMKQQMLQPQQKQMVHSRELNQHEKQQQQMKQQMLQQQQFNQQAKQQLPTQMQPQMVHSQQLNQHERQEQLIKQKMLQQQQEQMVHSQQLNQHERFKNV
- the LOC136203059 gene encoding uncharacterized protein isoform X4 — encoded protein: MDTNNRRSSAQTGDDWRKCHSRQSIVIYLMKSLNRLFPFSGQEGQGELKKIAVQFEEKICTAAISPFDYREKILLMKFSFDSTLQNKFPNSLPPNPSGSNNRPPHSGVHNQGKPRPMPRPRKNISGVLQSSEGNSMGRGMPSNIKNPRRQMPGTQQQTSVGPLQAKHLKQQREHMVRSQQLNQHQKQQQLMKQEMLQQQQFNQQAKQQLPAQTQPQMVHSQQLNQSEKQQQLTQQKMLQEQQEQMVHSQQLNQLNQHEKQQQKMKQQMLQQQQFNGQAKKQLPTQMQPQMVHSQQLNQHEKQQQLRKQQMLQQQQFNRQAKQQLSTQMQPQMVHSQQLNQSEKQQQLTKQKMLQQQQELVVHSQQLNQHDQHEMQKQLMKQQMLQPQQKQMVHSRELNQHEKQQQQMKQQMLQQQQFNQQAKQQLPTQMQPQMVHSQQLNQHERQEQLIKQKMLQQQQEQMVHSQQLNQHERFKNV